The following coding sequences are from one Macaca mulatta isolate MMU2019108-1 chromosome 7, T2T-MMU8v2.0, whole genome shotgun sequence window:
- the ADPGK gene encoding ADP-dependent glucokinase isoform X8, producing the protein MNMLEVFVSSLEEFQPDLVVLSGLHMMEGQSKELQRKRLLEVVTSISDIPTGIPVHLELASMTNRELMSSIVHQQVFPAVTSLGLNEQELLFLTQSASGPHSSLSSWNGVPDVGMVSDILFWILKEHGRSKSRASDLTRIHFHTLVYHILATVDGHWANQLAAVAAGARVAGTQACATETIDTSRVSLRAPQEFMTSHSEAGSRIVLNPNKPVVEWHREGISFHFTPVLVCKDPIRTVGLGDAISAEGLFYSEVHPHY; encoded by the exons ATGAATATGCTGGAGGTGTTTGTGTCTAGCCTGGAGGAGTTTCAGCCAGACCTGGTGGTCCTCTCTGGATTGCACATGATGGAGGGACAAAGCAAGGAGCTCCAGAGGAAGAGACTCTTGGAG GTTGTAACCTCCATTTCTGACATCCCCACTGGTATTCCAGTTCACCTAGAGCTGGCCAGTATGACCAACAGGGAGCTCATGAGCAGCATTGTGCATCAG CAGGTCTTTCCTGCGGTGACTTCTCTTGGGCTGAATGAACAGGAGCTGTTATTTCTCACCCAGTCGGCATCTGgacctcactcttctctctcttcgTGGAACGGTGTTCCTGATGTGGGCATGGTCAGTGACATCCTCTTCTGGATCTTGAAAGAACACGGGAGGAGTAAAAGCAGAGCCTCGGATCTCACCAGGATCCATTTCCACACACTGGTCTACCACATCCTGGCAACTGTGGATGGACACTGGGCCAACCAGCTGGCAGCCGTGGCTGCAGGAGCTCGTGTGGCTGGGACACAGGCCTGCGCCACAGAAACCATAGACACTAGCCGAGTGTCTCTGAGGGCACCCCAAGAGTTCATGACTTCCCATTCGGAGGCAGGCTCCAGGATTGTATTAAACCCAAACAAGCCAGTAGTAGAATGGCACAGGGAGGGAATATCCTTCCACTTCACACCAGTGTTGGTGTGTAAAGACCCCATTCGAACTGTAGGCCTTGGAGATGCCATTTCAGCCGAAGGACTCTTCTATTCAGAAGTACACCCTCACTATTAG